A window of Mucilaginibacter sp. PAMC 26640 contains these coding sequences:
- a CDS encoding ATP-dependent endonuclease, with translation MHLSNLKLWNFRKFGTPVELDASKQPNLSLDFSTGLNVIIGENDSGKTAIIDAIKLVLKTHSYEYIKVENSDFFDNTNRFRIELVFTGFEPEEAKNFTEWLGYETIDSKIVTYLRVIFDVRKDGQKILPADVKAGVDEDCYILTAEAREYLKATYLKPLRDAENELIAKRNSRLSQILLGDATFKGKEKSHDLVKLFQVLNKNLTDYFKGTFEIVTKEEDGITEKKHLPQDGKRIKDSIDIHVKQFHGKKHESHFNASPNDIKAILEKLSLSLINEQHPGLGTLNRLFMAAELLHLNKKEWSGIRLGLIEELEAHLHPQAQMQVIEALQSQDKIQLILTTHSPNLASKLKIENLIICQQGKAYPMGDDYTRLEKDDYKFLEKFLDTTKANLFFAKGIILVEGWAEEILIPSIAKSIGVNLTEAGISIVNVGNLALDRYSKIFLRKTGSAMEMPIAIVTDPDVRAYSRNKKPDGKYEYYKVEEDQFKKDTANKIKDIERLSVANVKYFPAKIWTLEYSLFKSTSLTKSFIAETTKIHSGQEWKDDFEYNLGKSLINKVLHKTEIAYNLALSIDKDISNNVFIDATDDSDTISYILNAIKYAAGI, from the coding sequence ATGCACTTATCAAACCTTAAGCTTTGGAATTTTAGAAAATTCGGTACACCCGTGGAATTGGATGCGTCTAAACAGCCAAACTTATCCCTGGACTTTTCGACGGGATTGAATGTTATCATTGGTGAAAACGATTCCGGAAAAACTGCTATAATAGATGCCATTAAACTCGTTCTAAAGACACATAGCTATGAGTATATAAAAGTTGAAAACAGTGATTTTTTCGACAATACCAATAGGTTTAGAATAGAATTGGTTTTTACCGGATTTGAGCCTGAGGAAGCAAAGAATTTTACAGAATGGCTCGGCTATGAAACTATAGATAGTAAAATAGTAACCTATTTAAGGGTGATTTTTGATGTTCGGAAAGATGGACAAAAAATACTTCCGGCCGATGTTAAGGCTGGAGTAGATGAGGACTGTTATATTCTTACTGCTGAGGCACGAGAATATTTGAAAGCGACTTATTTAAAACCGCTCAGGGATGCCGAAAACGAACTTATCGCTAAAAGAAATTCAAGATTGTCCCAAATCCTTTTAGGTGATGCTACCTTTAAAGGAAAAGAAAAATCCCATGACCTTGTAAAATTATTTCAGGTCTTGAATAAGAACCTAACTGATTATTTTAAGGGCACTTTTGAAATAGTGACTAAAGAGGAAGATGGCATAACTGAGAAAAAGCACCTGCCTCAAGATGGTAAGCGAATTAAGGATAGTATTGATATACATGTTAAACAATTTCATGGAAAAAAACATGAATCTCATTTTAATGCCAGCCCAAATGATATTAAAGCAATACTTGAAAAGTTATCGCTTTCGCTCATTAATGAACAACATCCAGGGCTTGGTACGCTTAACAGGCTTTTTATGGCCGCCGAGCTATTGCATTTGAATAAAAAGGAATGGTCGGGTATTCGGTTAGGGCTAATTGAAGAATTGGAAGCGCACCTTCACCCTCAGGCACAAATGCAAGTTATTGAGGCATTGCAAAGTCAAGATAAAATTCAACTGATCTTAACTACACATAGTCCAAACTTAGCCTCTAAGTTGAAGATTGAGAATTTGATAATTTGTCAGCAAGGCAAAGCCTATCCTATGGGGGATGATTATACCCGACTTGAAAAAGACGACTACAAATTTTTGGAAAAGTTTTTGGATACAACAAAGGCTAATCTTTTTTTTGCTAAAGGCATAATTTTAGTAGAGGGGTGGGCGGAAGAAATACTTATACCAAGCATCGCTAAAAGTATTGGAGTAAATTTAACTGAAGCTGGCATCTCCATAGTGAATGTCGGGAATCTTGCACTAGACAGATATTCCAAAATTTTTTTACGCAAAACTGGTTCCGCGATGGAAATGCCGATAGCGATTGTTACTGACCCTGATGTAAGAGCTTATTCAAGGAATAAAAAGCCCGATGGGAAATATGAGTATTATAAAGTCGAGGAAGATCAATTTAAAAAGGATACTGCTAATAAAATCAAGGATATAGAAAGACTTTCTGTTGCAAATGTAAAATACTTTCCTGCAAAAATATGGACCTTAGAATACAGCTTATTTAAATCAACCTCGTTAACAAAATCCTTTATTGCAGAAACAACGAAAATCCATTCCGGACAAGAGTGGAAAGATGATTTTGAATATAATTTGGGTAAAAGTTTAATCAATAAAGTATTACATAAAACAGAAATTGCTTATAACCTTGCGCTTTCAATTGATAAGGATATATCCAACAATGTTTTTATTGATGCCACAGATGATAGTGATACGATTAGTTATATTTTAAATGCTATCAAATATGCAGCTGGAATTTGA